From the Manis javanica isolate MJ-LG chromosome 11, MJ_LKY, whole genome shotgun sequence genome, one window contains:
- the LOC140844327 gene encoding olfactory receptor 5AN1-like, translating into MIRRGNITEITYFILLGFSDFPRIKAVLFVVFLVIYVTTLTWNLSLIILIRMDSHLHTPMYFFLSNLSFLDICYVTTTAPKMLSDFFLEQHTITVVGCAVQYFFSATTGLSECCVMTAMAYDRYAAICNPLLYSSVMSPTVCVGMLLGSYMAGISGSVSQLCAILQLHFCGPNVIHHFFCDMPQLLDLSCTDTFSAKLILAIVTMIFALISVLVILISYVYIVISIMKITTAKGRSKAFNTCASHLTAVSFFYISSSFVYLRSSSGGSSKFDRFASVFYTVVTPMLNPLIYSLRNKEIKDALKRL; encoded by the coding sequence ATGATTAGGAGAGGAAATATTACAGAGATCACCTACTTCATCCTCTTGGGGTTTTCAGATTTTCCCAGAATCAAAGCAGTGCTCTTTGTCGTGTTCCTGGTGATCTACGTTACAACTCTGACTTGGAACCTGAGCCTCATCATCTTAATAAGGAtggattcccacctccacacacccatgtacttcttcctcagcaacctgTCCTTCCTAGACATCTGCTACGTGACCACCACAGCCCCCAAgatgctctctgacttcttccTGGAACAACATACTATCACCGTTGTGGGCTGTGCTGTTCAGTACTTCTTCTCTGCAACCACGGGACTGAGTGAGTGTTGTGTCATGACAGCCATGGCTTATGACCGCTATGCTGCCATTTGTAATCCACTTCTCTACTCATCAGTCATGTCACCCACCGTCTGTGTTGGGATGTTGCTGGGATCCTATATGGCTGGAATCTCTGGTTCTGTATCCCAACTGTGtgccattcttcaactccacttctgtgggcctaatgtcatccaccacttcttctgtgacatgccccaACTGTTAGACCTGTCCTGCACTGACACTTTCTCTGCCAAACTCATACTTGCTATAGTAACAATGATCTTTGCATTAATAAGTGTCCTTGTTATCCTGATATCCTACGTCTATATTGTCATCTCCATTATGAAGATCACTACAGCTAAAGGCAGGTCCAAGGCTTTcaacacctgtgcttctcacctgacAGCAGTTTCCTTCTTCTATATCTCAAGTAGCTTTGTCTATTTGCGTTCCAGCTCTGGCGGGTCTTCCAAGTTCGACAGATTTGCATCGGTCTTCTACACAGTGGTCACTCCCATGTTGAATCCCTTgatttacagtctgaggaacaaggaaatcaaagatgcctTGAAGAGGTTGTAG
- the LOC140844328 gene encoding olfactory receptor 5AN1-like, translating to MFRRGNITEITYFILLGFSDFHRIKAVLFVVFLVIYVTTLAWNLSLIILIRMDSHLHTPMYFFLSNLSFLDISYVTSTAPKMLSDFFLEEHTITVVGCAVQYFFSATMGVSESCLMTAMAYDRYAAICNPLLYSSIMSPTLCVGMVLGSYVAGLSASSSQLYVILQLHFCGPNVIQHFFCDMPQLLVLSCSDTFSAKLLLAILTMIFGIINALVVMISYVYIVISIMKITTAKGRSKAFNTCASHLTAVSFFYISSSFVYLMSISGGSSTFDRFTSVFYTVVIPMLNPLIYSLRNKEIKDALKRLQKKGGHY from the coding sequence ATGTTTAGGAGAGGAAATATTACAGAGATCACCTACTTCATCCTCTTGGGGTTTTCAGATTTTCACAGAATCAAAGCAGTgctctttgttgtgttcctggtgATCTACGTTACAACTCTGGCTTGGAACCTGAGCCTCATCATCTTAATAAGGAtggattcccacctccacacacccatgtacttcttcctcagcaacctgtccttcctagacatcagctatgtgacctccacagcccccaagatgctctctgacttcttccTGGAAGAACATACTATCACCGTTGTGGGTTGTGCTGTTCAGTACTTCTTCTCTGCAACCATGGGAGTGAGTGAGTCTTGTCTCATGAcagccatggcctatgaccgctatgctgcCATTTGTAATCCACTTCTCTACTCATCAATCATGTCACCCACCCTCTGTGTTGGGATGGTGCTGGGATCCTATGTGGCTGGACTCTCTGCTTCTTCATCCCAGCTGTAtgtcattcttcaactccactttTGCGGACCTAATGTCATCCagcacttcttctgtgacatgccccaACTGTTAGTCCTGTCCTGCTCTGACACTTTCTCTGCCAAGCTCCTACTTGCTATCTTAACAATGATCTTTGGGATAATAAATGCCCTTGTTGTCATGATATCCTACGTCTATATTGTCATCTCCATCATGAAGATCACTACAGCTAAAGGCAGGTCCAAGGCTTTcaacacctgtgcttctcacctgacAGCAGTTTCCTTCTTCTATATCTCAAGTAGCTTTGTCTATTTGATGTCCATCTCTGGTGGGTCTTCTACTTTTGACAGATTCACATCAGTCTTCTACACAGTGGTGATTCCCATGTTGAATCCCTTgatttacagtctgaggaacaaggaaatcaaagatgcctTGAAGAGGTTGCAGAAGAAGGGAGGCCATTACTGA